A region from the Triticum urartu cultivar G1812 chromosome 1, Tu2.1, whole genome shotgun sequence genome encodes:
- the LOC125532519 gene encoding uncharacterized protein LOC125532519: protein MECNKDAALVAKEAAERKFETMTTIFKHATSRARKRKQNVGSETSAVHHNVHMPFQANEAPMPQTENVHAVQTENQDGSSARNFQWSPLCMAGGNILASSNTGASEFQHVNGGRDGKLQPHTNISLSKSFRKDEMRKLLIKKAKSGLTEKLRKIITNRNDSGTKTDAEKEEDHPSTYIVPDPHFHDFDKDRTEESFQSGQVWASYGDKDGMPHCYVLIKKRLSLSPFKLGINFLHGARTSNEFGSFDWVSSDLRKTCGDFRIGTYETCSALNAFSHQITWDKGPRGIISIYPRKGDIWAVYRNWSPDWNGNTPDNVMQVYDLVEVLDNYDAEHGISVAALIKVAGFRTVFRRYPDGYAIKRIMKEEMLRFSHQVPFYRMTEEEAPDVPMGCYEIDPAALSKELLEEITEAVEEGNEILGEEAI, encoded by the coding sequence ATGGAGTGCAACAAGGATGCGGCCCTTGTTGCAAAGGAGGCTGCGGAGAGGAAGTTTGAAACTATGACTACCATCTTCAAACATGCTACTTCCAGGGCAAGGAAAAGGAAGCAGAATGTAGGATCAGAAACATCCGCAGTGCACCATAACGTCCATATGCCGTTCCAAGCAAACGAGGCACCAATGCCGCAAACAGAGAATGTTCATGCGGTACAAACTGAGAATCAAGATGGAAGCAGTGCTAGAAATTTTCAGTGGAGTCCACTATGTATGGCAGGTGGAAATATTCTGGCTTCTAGCAACACTGGAGCCTCAGAGTTTCAACATGTTAATGGTGGGCGCGATGGGAAACTGCAACCTCATACCAACATCAGCCTAAGCAAGTCCTTTCGTAAGGATGAAATGAGAAAACTTTTGATTAAAAAAGCAAAGAGTGGTTTAACTGAGAAGCTGAGGAAGATTATAACTAACAGGAATGATTCTGGTACAAAAACAGATGCTGAAAAAGAAGAGGATCACCCATCCACATATATTGTTCCTGATCCTCATTTTCATGATTTTGATAAGGATCGTACCGAGGAATCTTTTCAGAGTGGTCAAGTTTGGGCTTCGTATGGTGACAAAGATGGCATGCCTCACTGTTATGTGCTCATTAAGAAACGTCTGTCCTTATCACCATTTAAGCTCGGAATAAATTTTCTCCACGGCGCAAGGACGAGCAATGAATTTGGGTCTTTCGATTGGGTTTCTTCTGATTTAAGAAAGACGTGTGGTGATTTCAGGATTGGCACGTATGAAACCTGCAGTGCATTGAACGCATTCTCTCACCAGATTACATGGGATAAAGGTCCTCGTGGGATAATCAGCATTTATCCACGGAAAGGCGACATATGGGCCGTGTACCGGAACTGGTcacctgattggaatggaaataCTCCTGATAATGTGATGCAAGTCTATGATCTGGTTGAGGTTCTGGATAATTATGATGCTGAGCACGGCATTTCTGTTGCCGCATTGATCAAGGTTGCTGGATTCAGAACGGTTTTTCGACGCTACCCGGATGGGTATGCCATCAAGAGGATTATGAAAGAAGAGATGCTTCGGTTTTCACACCAGGTTCCTTTTTACAGGATGACAGAGGAAGAAGCTCCAGATGTGCCCATGGGTTGCTATGAGATAGACCCAGCTGCTCTTTCTAAAGAGCTCCTTGAGGAGATCACAGAGGCAGTGGAGGAGGGTAACGAGATACTGGGGGAAGAAGCTATATAG
- the LOC125532517 gene encoding blue copper protein-like, whose amino-acid sequence MELCRGQARWDEGDWWLPPVPPPQQHHPGAEYTTWASDKKIKVGDTLVFSYAGGAHNVAEVSAADYASRSAANVLSSDGSGATTIALKTAGKHYFICGVTGHCSNDMKLAVDDVAAATAASSPKASPTLDTPSTTPTSPSTPGATPKTPATVPAPPTKQSESGATGLRATTVAGLGIAGLVAAGRSLPPWSPGGVGRGRQQHPEPRARLAQEGRVGQDLGRPRWRYRRQPLTTLRVAAAVASVCAVVRE is encoded by the exons ATGGAACTGTGCCGGGGGCAGGCGAGATGGGACGAGGGTGACTGG TGGCTGCCGCCGGTACCGCCACCGCAGCAGCATCATCCGGGGGCAGAATACACCACCTGGGCCAGCGACAAGAAGATCAAAGTCGGCGACACCCTCG TGTTCAGCTACGCCGGCGGGGCGCACAACGTGGCGGAGGTGAGCGCGGCGGACTACGCGTCGCGCTCCGCGGCGAACGTGCTCAGCAGCGACGGTAGCGGCGCCACCACCATCGCGCTCAAGACCGCGGGGAAGCACTACTTCATCTGCGGCGTCACTGGCCACTGCAGCAACGACATGAAGCTCGCCGTCGACGACgttgccgccgccaccgccgcctcgtcgccgAAGGCGTCCCCGACCCTGGACACCCCCTCCACCACCCCAACTTCGCCATCCACCCCCGGCGCCACGCCCAAGACCCCGGCGACCGTGCCTGCGCCCCCGACCAAGCAGTCGGAGTCCGGCGCCACCGGACTCAGGGCCACGACGGTGGCTGGCTTGGGCATCGCGGGGCTGGTGGCCGCGGGGCGTAGTCTGCCCCCGTGGTCCCCCGGTGGAGTAGGCCGGGGACGGCAGCAGCATCCAGAGCCACGCGCTCGGCTCGCTCAAGAAGGGCGCGTCGGTCAGGATCTCGGGCGGCCGCGGTGGCGGTACCGGCGGCAGCCACTAACAACCTTGCGCGTAGCCGCCGCCGTCGCAAGCGTGTGCGCCGTCGTGCGTGAGTGA
- the LOC125532518 gene encoding pollen-specific leucine-rich repeat extensin-like protein 1, whose product MDHRGPLLPDGRRLAAALLLLLAACLSSARAVTSEEASYIAQRQLLAMSEAGVGEDGDLPADLESRPCLEFDGKAATANMTFPNDRLRRAYIGLQAWRKAFYSDPKNFTSDWVGADVCSYNGVVCAQAQDDAKATVVAGIDLNGADIAGYLPPELGLLTDLAFFHINTNRFCGIIPKSMSRLTILWEFDVSNNRFVGPFPYVCLEMPTLKYLDIRFNEFEGELPPALFDKPYDAIFVNSNRFVGPIPETIGNSTASVVVFANNKFVGCIPKSIGRMAKTLDEIIFLNNTLEGCMPLEIGMLTNTTVVDVSGNGLVGSLPKEISGCSKLEQLDVSRNVLTGVVHEAICELPMLVNFSYASNFFESESSPCMPSDKSEVNLDDANNCLGALRPAQKTTLQCAPVLARPVDCNKHVCAGSHPTTTPSPDRKQASPPALSPIIGPAMEIPTPAPAPAPAPEPAVLGPIVGPLPPKDEYAGASTTDAHEGASATHTGVLSATPCEISSPAGSSELSTPSGEVSSPAGTGPLSTTTSEISPTTGTGELSTTSGQVSSTTRAGLLSTTPGEISSPACSSELSTTSCEISSTTCTSELSTTCTEEASANRNTGNPT is encoded by the exons ATGGATCACCGCGGGCCGCTGTTGCCCGATGGCCGCCGGCTGGCGgccgcgctcctcctcctcctggcggCCTGCCTctcgtctgcccgggccgtcacCAGCGAGGAGGCCTCCTACATCGCACAACGCCAGCTGCTCGCCATGAGCGAGGCCGGGGTGGGCGAGGACGGGGACCTCCCCGCGGACCTGGAGTCGAGGCCTTGCCTGGAGTTCGACGGCAAGGCCGCCACCGCCAACATGACCTTCCCAAACGATCGCCTCCGCCGCGCCTACATCGGGCTCCAGGCCTGGCGCAAGGCCTTCTACTCCGACCCCAAGAACTTCACCAGCGACTGGGTGGGCGCCGACGTGTGCTCCTACAACGGCGTGGTCTGCGCGCAGGCGCAGGACGACGCCAAGGCCACCGTGGTCGCCGGGATCGACCTCAACGGCGCCGACATCGCCGGCTACCTCCCGCCGGAGCTCGGCCTGCTCACCGACCTTGCCTTCTTCCACATCAACACCAACCGCTTCTGCGGCATCATCCCCAAGAGCATGTCGCGCCTCACCATCCTCTGGGAGTTCGACGTCAGCAACAACCGCTTCGTCGGCCCCTTCCCCTACGTCTGCCTCGAGATGCCCACGCTCAAGTACCTCGACATCCGCTTCAACGAGTTCGAGGGCGAGCTGCCGCCCGCGCTCTTCGACAAGCCCTACGACGCCATCTTCGTCAACAGCAACCGCTTCGTCGGCCCCATCCCGGAGACCATCGGCAACTCCACCGCCTCCGTCGTCGTCTTCGCAAATAACAAGTTCGTCGGATGCATCCCCAAGAGCATCGGCCGCATGGCCAAGACGCTCGACGAGATCATCTTCCTCAACAACACGCTCGAGGGCTGCATGCCGCTCGAGATCGGCATGCTCACCAACACCACCGTCGTCGACGTCAGCGGCAACGGCCTCGTCGGCTCGCTGCCCAAGGAGATCTCCGGCTGCAGCAAGCTCGAGCAGCTCGACGTCTCCAGGAACGTCCTCACCGGCGTCGTGCACGAGGCCATCTGCGAGCTCCCCATGCTCGTCAACTTCAGCTACGCATCCAACTTCTTCGAGTCCGAGTCGTCGCCGTGCATGCCCTCCGACAAATCCGAGGTCAACCTCGACGACGCCAACAACTGCCTCGGCGCGCTCCGCCCCGCACAGAAGACCACGCTCCAGTGCGCGCCCGTGCTCGCGCGCCCCGTCGACTGCAACAAGCACGTGTGTGCCGGGTCGCACCCAACCACGACGCCTTCGCCGGACAGGAAGCAGGCATCACCGCCGGCGCTGTCCCCGATAATTGGGCCAGCAATGGAGATCCCGACGCCGGCACCGGCACCGGCACCAGCACCCGAGCCGGCTGTTTTGGGCCCGATTGTTGGGCCACTTCCACCCAAGGATGAGTATGCTG GTGCTTCCACCACCGACGCCCATGAAGGTGCTTCCGCCACCCACACCGGTGTACTCTCCGCCACCCCCTGTGAAATCTCCTCCCCCGCCGGCTCCAGTGAGCTCTCCACCCCCTCCGGTGAAGTCTCCTCCCCCGCCGGCACCGGTCCActctccaccaccaccagtgaAATCTCCCCCACCACCGGCACCGGTGAGCTCTCCACCACCTCCGGTCAAGTCTCCTCCACCACCCGCGCCGGTCTACTCTCCACCACCCCCGGTGAAATCTCCTCCCCCGCCTGCTCCAGTGAGCTCTCcaccacctcctgtgaaatctcCTCCACCACCTGCACCAGTGAGCTCTCCACCACCTGCACCGAAGAAGCCTCCGCCAACAGAAACACCGGTAATCCCACCTAA